From Agelaius phoeniceus isolate bAgePho1 chromosome 38, bAgePho1.hap1, whole genome shotgun sequence, the proteins below share one genomic window:
- the MAGIX gene encoding PDZ domain-containing protein MAGIX isoform X1 produces the protein MPPPEAPPGPSVSVVVVVGGSCVLRYSRPPPPPPGRSRAPAWGEPRGQRESGEERGEERGEERGELLVLLRSLGPGAPPEPVAATSFVGPEPRDLLPNAPELSSPSSARGGPGHGLGWAQHSPPFAVELPRGPGGFGFSLRGGPAGVFVRGLREGGPAQRCGCIQVSDELLAINGAPTAGMSHAQALARIRGGGSRLRLLLRRPHGSPPAPPARGVLRLCVGSSPRGEPCFCLVGGLHP, from the exons ATGCCGCCCCCGGAGGCGCCGCCCGGGCCCAGCG TCAGTGTGGTGGTGGTTGTGGGGGGCTCCTGTGTGCTCCGCTACAGccgcccccccccgccgccccccggccgcagccgcgcCCCGGCCTGGGGAGAGCCCCGGGGGCAGAGAGAGAGcggagaggagaggggagaggagaggggagaggagaggggagagctgctggtgctgctgcggAGCCTCG GCCCTGGGGCCCCCCCTGAGCCTGTGGCTGCCACCAGCTTCGTGGGGCCTGAGCCCCGGGACCTGCTGCCCAACg CTCCggagctgagcagccccagcagcgccAGGGGGGGGCCGGGCCATGgactgggctgggcacag CACTCGCCCCCATTCGCTGTGGAGCTGCCGCGGGGCCCGGGCGGGTTCGGGTTCAGCCTCCGGGGGGGCCCTGCTGGGGTTTTCGTGCGGGGGCTGCGCGAGGGGGGCCCGGCCCAGCGCTGCGGCTGCATCCAG GTCAGTGATGAGCTCCTGGCCATCAACGGGGCCCCCACGGCCGGCATGAGCCACGCGCAGGCCCTGGCCCGGATCCGGGGGGGGGGCAGCCGCCTGCGCCTGCTGCTGCGCCGCCCCCACG ggtcgcccccagccccgccggcGCGGGGGGTGCTGCGGCTGTGCGTGGGCAGCTCCCCGCGGGGGGAGCCCTGCTTCTGCCTCGTGGGGGGGCTGCACCCCTGA
- the MAGIX gene encoding PDZ domain-containing protein MAGIX isoform X2, which produces MPPPEAPPGPSVSVVVVVGGSCVLRYSRPPPPPPGRSRAPAWGEPRGQRESGEERGEERGELLVLLRSLGPGAPPEPVAATSFVGPEPRDLLPNAPELSSPSSARGGPGHGLGWAQHSPPFAVELPRGPGGFGFSLRGGPAGVFVRGLREGGPAQRCGCIQVSDELLAINGAPTAGMSHAQALARIRGGGSRLRLLLRRPHGSPPAPPARGVLRLCVGSSPRGEPCFCLVGGLHP; this is translated from the exons ATGCCGCCCCCGGAGGCGCCGCCCGGGCCCAGCG TCAGTGTGGTGGTGGTTGTGGGGGGCTCCTGTGTGCTCCGCTACAGccgcccccccccgccgccccccggccgcagccgcgcCCCGGCCTGGGGAGAGCCCCGGGGGCAGAGAGAGAGcggagaggagaggggagaggagagggga gagctgctggtgctgctgcggAGCCTCG GCCCTGGGGCCCCCCCTGAGCCTGTGGCTGCCACCAGCTTCGTGGGGCCTGAGCCCCGGGACCTGCTGCCCAACg CTCCggagctgagcagccccagcagcgccAGGGGGGGGCCGGGCCATGgactgggctgggcacag CACTCGCCCCCATTCGCTGTGGAGCTGCCGCGGGGCCCGGGCGGGTTCGGGTTCAGCCTCCGGGGGGGCCCTGCTGGGGTTTTCGTGCGGGGGCTGCGCGAGGGGGGCCCGGCCCAGCGCTGCGGCTGCATCCAG GTCAGTGATGAGCTCCTGGCCATCAACGGGGCCCCCACGGCCGGCATGAGCCACGCGCAGGCCCTGGCCCGGATCCGGGGGGGGGGCAGCCGCCTGCGCCTGCTGCTGCGCCGCCCCCACG ggtcgcccccagccccgccggcGCGGGGGGTGCTGCGGCTGTGCGTGGGCAGCTCCCCGCGGGGGGAGCCCTGCTTCTGCCTCGTGGGGGGGCTGCACCCCTGA